In Mus caroli unplaced genomic scaffold, CAROLI_EIJ_v1.1 scaffold_10219_U2_1, whole genome shotgun sequence, a genomic segment contains:
- the LOC110289044 gene encoding sulfotransferase 1C2, which yields RTQPEQKLRTSHFCDPLTHLSCSPKFLYVARNAKDCMVSYYHFYRMSQVLPEPGTWDEYFETFINGKVSWGSWFDHVKGWWEIRDKYQILFLFYEDMKRDPKHEIQKVMQFMGKNLDEDVVDKIVQETSFEKMKENPMTNRSTVPKSILDQSISPFMRKGTVGDWKKHFTVAQNERFDEIYKQKMGRTSLNFCMEL from the exons AGGACTCAGCCAGAACAAAAACTCAGAACTTCTCATTTTTGTGACCCTTTAACCCACCTCTCTTGTTCTCCAAAGTTCCTTTATGTAGCTCGAAATGCTAAAGACTGCATGGTTTCCTACTACCATTTCTACAGGATGAGCCAGGTGCTCCCAGAGCCAGGCACCTGGGATGAGTATTTTGAAACCTTCATCAAtggaaaag TAAGCTGGGGATCCTGGTTTGACCATGTGAAAGGATGGTGGGAAATTCGAGACAAATATCagattctcttcctcttctatgaAGATATGAAGAGG GACCCAAAGCATGAAATCCAGAAGGTGATGCAGTTTATGGGCAAGAATTTGGATGAGGATGTGGTGGATAAAATAGTCCAGGAGAcatcatttgagaaaatgaaagagaatccTATGACAAATCGTTCTACGGTACCCAAATCTATCCTGGACCAGTCCATTTCCCCTTTCATGAGAAAAG GAACTGTGGGTGATTGGAAAAAGCACTTTACTGTGGCCCAGAATGAGAGGTTTGATGAAATCTATAAGCAAAAGATGGGCAGAACCTCTCTGAACTTCTGCATGGAACTCTGA
- the LOC110289045 gene encoding sulfotransferase 1C2-like has product MPSLDGFLYVARNAKDCMVFYYHFFRMSQVLPEPGTWDEYFENFINGKVSWGSWFDHVKGWWEIRDKYQILFLFYEDMKRDPKHEIQKVMQFMGKNLDEDVVDKIVQETSFEKMKENPMTNCSTVPKSILDQSMSPSMRKGTVGDWKKHFTVAQNERFDEIYKQKMGRTSLNFCMEL; this is encoded by the exons ATGCCGTCTCTCGACGGT TTCCTTTATGTAGCTCGAAATGCTAAAGACTGCATGGTTTTCTACTACCACTTCTTCAGGATGAGCCAGGTGCTCCCAGAGCCAGGCACCTGGGATGagtattttgaaaatttcatcaatggaaa AGTAAGCTGGGGATCCTGGTTTGACCATGTGAAAGGATGGTGGGAAATTCGAGACAAATATCagattctcttcctcttctatgaAGATATGAAGAGG GACCCAAAGCATGAAATCCAGAAGGTGATGCAGTTTATGGGCAAGAATTTGGATGAGGATGTGGTGGATAAAATAGTCCAGGAGAcatcatttgagaaaatgaaagagaatccTATGACAAATTGTTCTACGGTTCCCAAGTCTATCCTGGACCAGTCCATGTCCCCTTCCATGAGAAAAG GAACTGTGGGTGATTGGAAAAAGCACTTTACTGTGGCCCAGAATGAGAGGTTTGATGAAATCTATAAGCAAAAGATGGGCAGAACCTCTCTGAACTTCTGCATGGAACTCTGA